One Microvirga thermotolerans DNA window includes the following coding sequences:
- the moaB gene encoding molybdenum cofactor biosynthesis protein B translates to MPGIDETLPFVPLSIAVLTVSDTRSPADDRSGDTLVERLTRAGHRLADRAIVPDDVDAIRAKVRGWADDPAVDAVITTGGTGFTGRDVTPEAIEPLFDKRMDGFSAVFHRISFDKIGTSTIQSRATAGLVGTTFVFVLPGSPGACRDAWDGILSSQLDYRHRPCNFVEIMPRLDEHLKRGRPKA, encoded by the coding sequence ATGCCCGGCATCGACGAGACGCTTCCCTTCGTTCCCCTGTCCATCGCGGTCCTGACCGTCTCGGACACCCGCTCGCCCGCCGACGACAGGTCGGGCGACACCCTCGTCGAGCGCCTCACCCGGGCCGGGCACCGGCTGGCCGACCGGGCCATCGTGCCGGACGACGTGGACGCGATCCGCGCGAAGGTGCGGGGCTGGGCGGACGATCCTGCGGTCGATGCCGTCATCACCACCGGCGGCACCGGCTTCACGGGCCGGGACGTGACGCCGGAGGCCATCGAGCCGCTCTTCGACAAGCGCATGGACGGATTCTCGGCGGTCTTCCACCGCATCAGCTTCGACAAGATCGGCACCTCGACGATCCAGTCCCGCGCCACGGCGGGGCTTGTCGGCACGACCTTCGTGTTCGTGCTGCCGGGCTCCCCCGGCGCGTGCAGGGACGCGTGGGACGGCATCCTCTCGTCCCAGCTCGACTACCGCCATCGCCCCTGCAACTTCGTCGAGATCATGCCGCGCCTCGACGAGCACCTGAAACGGGGCAGGCCGAAGGCCTGA
- the ypfJ gene encoding KPN_02809 family neutral zinc metallopeptidase, with protein sequence MRWEDFRTSSNVEDRRGIPGGAGGLGIGTIVVLGLIGWALGIDPRLLIGGAEMIANQGGYQQQQGRQGTPQDEMGRFAAAILGNTEDVWGAVLPQQANRPYKPPKLVLFSGATRSGCGAAQSAMGPFYCPLDQTVYIDLSFFQEMQQRFRAGGDFAYAYVIAHEVGHHVENQLDILPRVQARQQEVGTAERNQLSVRVELMADCLAGVWAHHSQQRWQSLEQGDVEEAIAAAEAIGDDRLQKQSQGRVVPDSFTHGSSEQRVRWLMTGLKTGKIQACDTFRASRL encoded by the coding sequence ATGCGCTGGGAAGATTTTCGAACCTCATCCAATGTGGAAGACCGCCGCGGGATTCCCGGAGGCGCGGGAGGCCTGGGGATCGGCACGATCGTGGTGCTCGGCCTCATCGGCTGGGCGCTCGGCATCGACCCGCGCCTGCTCATCGGCGGTGCCGAGATGATCGCCAACCAGGGCGGCTACCAGCAGCAGCAGGGCCGGCAGGGCACGCCCCAGGACGAGATGGGCCGCTTCGCGGCGGCGATCCTCGGCAACACGGAGGACGTGTGGGGGGCGGTCCTGCCCCAGCAGGCGAACCGGCCGTACAAGCCGCCGAAGCTCGTGCTCTTCTCCGGCGCGACGCGTTCCGGCTGCGGCGCCGCCCAATCCGCCATGGGGCCGTTCTACTGCCCCCTGGACCAGACCGTCTATATCGACCTCTCCTTCTTCCAGGAGATGCAGCAGCGCTTCCGCGCGGGCGGCGACTTCGCCTATGCCTACGTGATCGCCCACGAGGTCGGCCACCACGTGGAGAACCAGCTCGACATCCTGCCCCGCGTCCAGGCGCGCCAGCAGGAGGTGGGAACGGCCGAGCGCAACCAGCTCTCCGTCCGCGTCGAGCTGATGGCCGACTGCCTCGCCGGCGTCTGGGCGCACCACTCGCAGCAGCGCTGGCAGTCCCTGGAGCAGGGCGACGTGGAGGAGGCGATCGCGGCGGCGGAGGCCATCGGCGACGACCGCCTGCAGAAGCAGAGCCAGGGCCGCGTGGTGCCCGACAGCTTCACCCACGGCTCCTCGGAGCAGCGGGTGCGCTGGCTGATGACAGGCCTCAAGACCGGCAAGATCCAGGCCTGCGATACCTTCCGGGCGAGCCGGCTCTAG
- a CDS encoding uracil-DNA glycosylase — protein MADMPPDREALQALLDFHVEAGVDLALDEAPHDRFAEAASPPPQERPSDARAPAQRQSGTPAPPPATPARPLPMAAAGTPEDAAHLARELARHAQSLEELEGLLAGFEGCALKFSAKNLAFADGNPQGRVMLVGEAPGADEDRIGKPFMGRSGQLLDRMLAAIGLDRTQVYVANIVPWRPPGNRTPTPQEVAICKPFIARQIELAAPEFLLCLGGPAAQNLLDVKDGILRTRGRWFTYRTEEGREIRALPTLHPAYLLRQPLQKRLGWRDFQALRRALDGRE, from the coding sequence ATGGCGGACATGCCCCCCGATCGCGAAGCCCTGCAGGCGCTCCTCGACTTCCATGTCGAGGCGGGGGTGGATCTTGCCCTGGACGAGGCCCCGCACGACCGCTTCGCGGAGGCGGCCTCGCCCCCGCCCCAGGAGCGTCCGTCCGATGCCCGCGCCCCCGCCCAGCGGCAGAGCGGCACTCCCGCGCCGCCGCCCGCCACGCCCGCCCGTCCCCTGCCCATGGCGGCCGCGGGGACGCCGGAGGACGCCGCCCATCTCGCCCGCGAGCTCGCGCGCCACGCGCAGTCCCTGGAGGAGCTGGAAGGCCTGCTCGCCGGCTTCGAGGGCTGCGCGCTGAAGTTCAGCGCCAAGAACCTCGCCTTCGCCGACGGCAACCCGCAGGGCCGCGTGATGCTGGTGGGCGAAGCACCGGGAGCCGACGAGGACCGGATCGGCAAGCCGTTCATGGGCCGCTCGGGCCAGCTCCTCGACCGGATGCTCGCCGCCATCGGTCTCGACCGCACGCAGGTCTATGTCGCGAACATCGTGCCCTGGCGCCCGCCGGGCAACCGCACGCCGACCCCGCAGGAGGTGGCGATCTGCAAGCCCTTCATCGCGCGGCAGATCGAGCTTGCGGCGCCGGAATTCCTCCTCTGCCTCGGCGGACCGGCGGCCCAGAACCTCCTCGACGTCAAGGACGGCATCCTGCGGACCCGCGGCCGCTGGTTCACCTACAGGACCGAGGAAGGCCGCGAGATCAGGGCCCTGCCGACCCTGCACCCGGCCTATCTGCTGCGCCAGCCGCTCCAGAAGCGGCTCGGATGGCGGGATTTCCAGGCCCTGCGCCGGGCGCTCGACGGGCGGGAGTAG
- a CDS encoding methylated-DNA--[protein]-cysteine S-methyltransferase: MTASAFTIFETAIGPCGLAWNGRGIAGFQLPEGDAAGTRARLARRFPGAAEAPPPPTLRSVVADAVALLEGEARDFSGAVLDMEGVPDLHRHVYEIARTIPPGRVMTYGEIAARLRVGNPRLIGQALGRNPFPVIVPCHRVVAAGGKLGGFSANGGAGTKRRLLAIEGARRDESPTLFDLTA; encoded by the coding sequence ATGACGGCAAGCGCCTTCACGATCTTCGAGACGGCCATCGGCCCCTGCGGGCTGGCATGGAACGGGAGAGGCATCGCGGGCTTCCAGCTGCCGGAGGGAGACGCGGCCGGGACCCGCGCCCGCCTGGCCCGCCGGTTTCCCGGGGCGGCGGAGGCCCCTCCCCCGCCGACGCTCCGGAGCGTCGTCGCCGATGCCGTCGCCCTTCTCGAAGGCGAGGCCCGGGACTTCTCCGGCGCCGTGCTCGACATGGAGGGGGTGCCGGACCTCCACCGCCACGTCTACGAGATCGCCCGCACGATCCCGCCCGGCCGGGTCATGACCTACGGCGAGATCGCCGCGAGGCTCCGGGTCGGCAATCCGCGGCTCATCGGCCAGGCCCTCGGGCGCAACCCCTTCCCCGTCATCGTGCCGTGCCACCGGGTGGTGGCGGCGGGCGGGAAGCTCGGCGGCTTCTCGGCGAACGGCGGCGCCGGAACCAAGCGCCGCCTCCTCGCCATCGAGGGCGCGCGGCGGGACGAAAGCCCCACCCTGTTCGACCTGACGGCCTGA
- a CDS encoding electron transfer flavoprotein-ubiquinone oxidoreductase has product MAELPARESMEFDVVVVGAGPAGLAAAIRLKQDAAERGAEVSVVVVEKGSEVGAHILSGAVIDPIGLDALLPEWRTDPDRPLRTQVTADEFLYLGHAGGIRLPNLFMPRLMNNHGNFVGSLGNVARYLGRKAEELGVEIYPGFPAAEVLIEDGKVVGVATGDMGIGRDGRPNANFTRGMELRARYTIFAEGARGSLTKQMIDRFRLNQGRDHQKYGIGIKELWQVRPENFRPGLVRHSMGWPLPNNAGGGSWLYHFDDNLVSVGFVVHLNYKNPTLSPFDEFQRFKTHPMVRDVFEGAKRIGYGARAIMEGGWQSVPRLSFPGGCLVGDSAGFVNVPRIKGSHNAILSGMLCADHVFEALQAGRAHDEVASYEEAWRSSPIGYDLKRVRNVKPLWSRYGTAAGVALGGLDMWMTELFGWSPFGTMKHGKPDHECLLPLSQVKPIRYPKPDGVLTFDRLSSVFLSNTNHEEDQPVHLQVRDMGLQKASEHDVYGGPSQRYCPAGVYEWVEGEGGLRYQINAQNCVHCKTCDIKDPNQNINWVTPEGGGGPNYVNM; this is encoded by the coding sequence ATGGCCGAGCTGCCAGCCCGTGAATCGATGGAGTTCGACGTCGTCGTCGTCGGCGCCGGCCCTGCGGGCCTGGCCGCCGCCATCCGCTTGAAGCAGGACGCTGCGGAACGGGGCGCCGAGGTGTCCGTGGTGGTGGTGGAGAAGGGCTCCGAGGTGGGCGCCCACATCCTCTCCGGCGCGGTGATCGACCCGATCGGCCTCGACGCCCTCCTGCCCGAATGGCGCACGGATCCGGACCGTCCGCTCCGGACGCAGGTGACCGCCGACGAATTCCTGTATCTGGGCCATGCGGGCGGCATCCGCCTTCCCAACCTGTTCATGCCCAGGCTCATGAACAACCACGGCAACTTCGTCGGCTCGCTCGGCAACGTCGCCCGCTATCTCGGCCGCAAGGCGGAGGAGCTCGGCGTCGAGATCTATCCGGGCTTCCCCGCGGCGGAGGTCCTGATCGAGGACGGCAAGGTGGTGGGCGTCGCCACCGGCGACATGGGCATCGGCCGGGACGGCCGGCCCAATGCCAACTTCACGCGCGGCATGGAGCTGCGCGCCAGGTACACCATCTTCGCGGAAGGGGCGCGCGGCTCCCTCACCAAGCAGATGATCGACCGCTTCCGCCTCAACCAGGGACGCGATCACCAGAAGTACGGCATCGGCATCAAGGAGCTCTGGCAGGTGCGGCCGGAGAACTTCCGGCCGGGCCTCGTGCGCCACTCCATGGGCTGGCCGCTGCCCAACAACGCGGGCGGCGGCTCCTGGCTCTACCATTTCGACGACAACCTCGTGTCCGTCGGCTTCGTGGTGCACCTCAACTACAAGAATCCGACCCTTTCGCCCTTCGACGAGTTCCAGCGATTCAAGACGCACCCGATGGTGCGCGACGTGTTCGAGGGCGCGAAGCGCATCGGCTACGGCGCGCGCGCCATCATGGAGGGCGGCTGGCAGTCGGTGCCGCGCCTGTCCTTCCCCGGCGGCTGCCTGGTGGGCGATTCGGCGGGCTTCGTGAACGTGCCGCGCATCAAGGGCAGCCACAACGCGATCCTCTCGGGCATGCTCTGCGCCGACCACGTCTTCGAGGCCCTGCAGGCCGGCCGCGCCCACGACGAGGTGGCCTCCTACGAGGAGGCCTGGCGCTCCTCGCCGATCGGGTACGACCTCAAGCGCGTGCGCAACGTGAAGCCGCTCTGGTCGCGCTACGGCACGGCGGCGGGCGTGGCGCTCGGCGGTCTCGACATGTGGATGACGGAGCTGTTCGGCTGGTCGCCCTTCGGCACCATGAAGCACGGCAAGCCGGACCACGAATGCCTGCTGCCGCTCTCCCAGGTGAAGCCGATCAGGTATCCGAAGCCGGACGGGGTGCTCACCTTCGACAGGCTCTCCTCGGTGTTCCTGTCGAACACCAACCACGAGGAGGACCAGCCGGTCCATCTGCAGGTCAGGGACATGGGCCTGCAGAAGGCGTCCGAGCACGACGTCTACGGCGGCCCCTCGCAGCGCTACTGCCCGGCGGGCGTCTACGAATGGGTCGAGGGCGAAGGCGGCCTGCGCTACCAGATCAACGCGCAGAACTGCGTCCACTGCAAGACCTGCGACATCAAGGATCCGAACCAGAACATCAACTGGGTCACTCCCGAGGGCGGCGGCGGGCCGAACTACGTGAACATGTGA
- a CDS encoding tetratricopeptide repeat protein → MFPARKGLPALVFAAFGFLAAPALAANPDPSEALQPAQSLEGNFLAAYVAGAAHDTTAATIFFREAIQEDPRNQDLLERAFVAFLANGSMNEAYRAAERLSSRDGSNNLARFALAVQALRTKKYSDARAKLTVRGRPADLTATLLTAWAYAGAKDGKQALATVDKLKSERAFNQFREYHAALIADVTGNPAEAEKRFKAAYSGERNTLQVVDAYARFLAKRGRRDEALELYRTFDETVPRHPAVRAAMAALKEGKPLGPTVTTAQEGAAELLYGLGVVGNSQGDELTAIIYLRLGLDLDPDHALALVTLGDVYERLKQYDQANAVFSRVPKDSPVRVSADIAIGQNYELLGRSAEAESYLKALMEKHPNEVEVVMALGNVQRSRKQFAEAAETYDKAIKLVGTPERGHWILFFYRGTSYERAKQWDKAEADLKKALELVPDTLPQGKAQVLNYLAYSWVDRNENIDEAFRMLTRAVELAPRDGMIIDSLGWAYYRMGRYDDAVRELEKAVELKAGDPVINDHLGDAYWKTGRRLEARFQWNHAKDSNPEHEDLVKILQKIDKGLDEVSSATPSSPPASEPAPAPSAPAAEGAPPAAPAGENGG, encoded by the coding sequence ATGTTCCCGGCCCGCAAAGGCCTGCCTGCGCTTGTGTTTGCGGCATTCGGCTTCCTGGCGGCGCCAGCCCTGGCCGCCAATCCCGATCCGAGCGAGGCGTTGCAGCCGGCCCAGAGCCTCGAAGGCAATTTCCTGGCGGCCTACGTCGCCGGCGCGGCCCACGACACCACCGCGGCCACGATCTTCTTCCGCGAGGCGATCCAGGAGGACCCGCGCAACCAGGATCTCCTGGAGCGCGCCTTCGTCGCCTTCCTGGCGAACGGCTCGATGAACGAGGCCTATCGCGCGGCGGAGCGCCTGTCCTCCCGCGACGGCTCGAACAATCTCGCGCGCTTCGCCCTCGCGGTGCAGGCGCTCAGGACGAAGAAGTATTCGGATGCGCGCGCCAAGCTCACCGTGCGCGGCCGCCCGGCCGACCTGACCGCGACGCTCCTCACCGCCTGGGCCTATGCGGGCGCGAAGGACGGCAAGCAGGCCCTCGCGACCGTGGACAAGCTCAAGAGCGAGCGCGCCTTCAACCAGTTCCGGGAATATCACGCCGCCCTCATCGCCGACGTGACCGGCAACCCGGCCGAGGCGGAGAAGCGCTTCAAGGCGGCCTATTCGGGCGAGCGCAACACCCTCCAGGTGGTGGACGCCTATGCCCGCTTCCTCGCCAAGCGCGGACGGCGCGACGAGGCGCTCGAACTCTACAGGACCTTCGACGAGACGGTGCCCCGCCATCCGGCCGTGCGCGCGGCCATGGCGGCGCTGAAGGAGGGCAAGCCCCTCGGGCCGACCGTGACCACCGCCCAGGAGGGGGCCGCGGAGCTGCTCTACGGCCTCGGCGTCGTCGGCAACAGCCAGGGCGACGAGCTGACCGCGATCATCTACCTGCGGCTCGGCCTCGATCTCGATCCCGACCATGCGCTCGCCCTCGTCACCCTCGGCGACGTCTACGAGCGGCTGAAGCAGTACGACCAGGCGAACGCCGTCTTCTCCCGCGTGCCGAAGGACTCTCCCGTGCGCGTCAGCGCGGACATCGCCATCGGCCAGAACTACGAGCTTCTGGGCCGCAGCGCCGAGGCGGAGAGCTATCTCAAGGCGCTCATGGAGAAGCATCCCAACGAGGTCGAGGTGGTGATGGCGCTCGGCAACGTGCAGCGCTCCCGCAAGCAGTTCGCGGAGGCCGCCGAGACCTACGACAAGGCCATCAAGCTCGTCGGCACGCCGGAGCGCGGCCACTGGATCCTGTTCTTCTACCGCGGCACCTCCTACGAGCGCGCCAAGCAGTGGGACAAGGCGGAGGCGGACCTGAAGAAGGCGCTGGAGCTGGTGCCGGACACGCTGCCCCAGGGCAAGGCGCAGGTGCTCAACTATCTCGCCTATTCCTGGGTCGACCGGAACGAGAACATCGACGAGGCCTTCAGGATGCTCACCCGCGCCGTGGAGCTCGCCCCGCGCGACGGCATGATCATCGACTCCCTCGGCTGGGCCTATTACCGCATGGGCCGCTACGACGACGCGGTGCGCGAGCTCGAGAAGGCGGTGGAGCTGAAGGCGGGCGACCCGGTGATCAACGACCATCTGGGCGACGCCTACTGGAAGACCGGGCGCAGGCTCGAGGCGCGTTTCCAGTGGAACCACGCCAAGGACTCCAATCCGGAGCACGAGGATCTGGTGAAGATCCTCCAGAAGATCGACAAGGGGCTGGACGAGGTGTCCTCCGCGACGCCCTCTTCTCCGCCCGCGTCGGAACCCGCGCCCGCGCCCTCCGCCCCCGCTGCGGAAGGCGCCCCACCCGCCGCACCGGCAGGCGAGAACGGCGGTTAG
- a CDS encoding 4-(cytidine 5'-diphospho)-2-C-methyl-D-erythritol kinase, protein MPRPLATRAPAKINLTLHVLGRRADGYHELESLVAFAGTGDDLSLEPGDALGLAVRGPTATLAGSGDGNLVLKAARLLAERVEGLRTGTFHLVKRLPVAAGIGGGSSDAAAALRLLARLNGLPLSDPALREAARLTGADVPVCLEPRARMMRGAGEFVGPPVRLPRLHAVLVNPRVPVETPRVFRELGLRSGRAAEGAAHPELGGMSAPALLDALKAARNDLEPPARRLEPLVGEALERIRATAGCRLARMSGSGATVFGLYGDRPAAEAAAAAIRSGRPDWWVRATILR, encoded by the coding sequence ATGCCTCGTCCCCTCGCCACCCGCGCCCCGGCCAAGATCAACCTCACACTCCATGTGCTGGGGCGCCGCGCCGACGGCTATCACGAGCTCGAAAGCCTCGTCGCCTTCGCAGGAACGGGGGACGATCTGAGCCTCGAACCCGGAGACGCGCTCGGGCTCGCCGTCAGGGGGCCCACCGCGACGCTTGCCGGGAGCGGGGACGGCAATCTCGTCCTGAAGGCCGCCCGGCTCCTGGCGGAGCGGGTCGAGGGGCTGCGCACCGGCACGTTCCATCTGGTCAAGCGCCTGCCCGTCGCGGCGGGGATCGGGGGCGGCTCCTCGGATGCGGCGGCGGCCCTGCGGCTTCTCGCCCGCCTGAACGGCCTGCCCCTGTCCGACCCGGCCCTGCGCGAGGCCGCGCGGCTCACGGGGGCGGACGTGCCCGTCTGCCTGGAGCCTCGGGCGCGCATGATGCGCGGCGCGGGGGAATTCGTGGGGCCTCCCGTGCGCCTGCCGCGGCTTCACGCGGTCCTCGTCAATCCGCGCGTGCCGGTCGAGACGCCGAGGGTGTTCCGGGAACTGGGCCTGCGGTCGGGCCGGGCGGCGGAGGGAGCGGCCCATCCGGAGCTTGGGGGAATGTCCGCACCGGCTCTGCTGGATGCGCTCAAGGCGGCCCGCAACGACCTGGAGCCGCCCGCCCGGAGGCTCGAGCCCCTCGTCGGCGAGGCGCTGGAGCGGATCCGCGCAACGGCGGGCTGCCGTCTCGCGCGCATGTCGGGCTCGGGGGCGACCGTGTTCGGCCTCTACGGCGACCGCCCCGCCGCGGAGGCGGCCGCAGCCGCGATCCGCAGCGGCCGCCCGGACTGGTGGGTCAGGGCGACGATCCTGAGATGA
- a CDS encoding MetQ/NlpA family ABC transporter substrate-binding protein: MFAVTRRTLLSAALVVSAAFATTLPAAAEQTIKVGVMSGAEEEVAQVVKKVAATKGLTVQLVPFSDYALVNEALARGDLDANAFQHKPYLDAQIAARGYKIVPVGFTFVQPIGLYSKKVKAVAELPKGARIGIPNDPSNGGRALNLLAAQGLIGLKEGKGLSPSLLDIAENPKGIVISELDAAQLPRALPDLDAAVINTDHALNAGLDIRKDTIAVEAREGNPYANFVAARQGEENRPEIKTFVAAYQSPEVAAFLDTRFKGAIIPAW; this comes from the coding sequence ATGTTCGCCGTCACCCGACGCACGCTTCTCTCCGCCGCCCTCGTCGTCAGCGCCGCCTTCGCCACGACATTGCCCGCCGCCGCCGAGCAGACCATCAAGGTCGGCGTCATGTCCGGCGCCGAGGAAGAGGTCGCCCAGGTCGTGAAGAAGGTCGCGGCGACGAAGGGGCTCACGGTGCAGCTCGTGCCCTTCTCGGACTACGCCCTGGTCAACGAGGCCCTGGCCCGCGGCGACCTCGACGCCAACGCCTTCCAGCACAAGCCCTATCTGGACGCACAGATCGCCGCGCGCGGCTACAAGATCGTTCCCGTGGGCTTCACCTTCGTCCAGCCCATCGGCCTCTATTCCAAGAAGGTCAAGGCCGTGGCCGAGCTGCCCAAGGGCGCCAGGATCGGCATCCCCAACGATCCGAGCAACGGCGGCCGCGCCCTCAACCTCCTCGCCGCGCAGGGCCTGATCGGGCTGAAGGAGGGCAAGGGTCTCTCGCCGAGCCTCCTCGACATCGCCGAGAACCCGAAGGGAATCGTCATCTCCGAGCTCGATGCGGCGCAGCTGCCGCGCGCCCTGCCCGATCTCGATGCGGCGGTGATCAACACCGACCACGCGCTCAACGCCGGCCTCGACATCCGCAAGGACACGATCGCCGTGGAGGCGCGCGAGGGCAATCCTTACGCGAACTTCGTCGCCGCGCGGCAGGGCGAGGAGAACCGGCCGGAGATCAAGACCTTCGTGGCCGCCTACCAGTCGCCGGAGGTCGCCGCCTTCCTCGACACCCGCTTCAAGGGCGCCATCATTCCCGCCTGGTAA
- a CDS encoding polyprenyl synthetase family protein, giving the protein MGVVVPFEDKHPERNAGIEKLVSLVAADMERVNAMILSRTGSDVTMIPEVANHLISSGGKRLRPMLTLATAGLSGYEGDGHVKLAASVEFMHTATLLHDDVVDESDMRRGKIAARIKWGNEASVLVGDFLLGQAFRMMVEVGSLRALDILSAAATVIAEGEVMQLAAAKNTETTEDEYLAVIRAKTAELFAAACEVGPVIASRPKAEQAACRSYGMNLGIAFQLVDDALDYGGKAATLGKNVGDDFREGKITLPVVLSFRRGSDEERAFWRRALEQGETGDADLEQAVAIMRRHRALEDTIERARHYGAMARDALALFPNGPMKQALLEAVDFCIARAH; this is encoded by the coding sequence GTGGGAGTCGTCGTACCCTTCGAAGACAAGCATCCTGAGCGGAATGCGGGCATCGAGAAGCTCGTCTCCCTTGTGGCCGCCGACATGGAGCGGGTCAATGCGATGATCCTGTCGCGGACCGGCTCGGACGTCACCATGATCCCGGAGGTGGCGAATCACCTGATCTCCTCCGGCGGCAAGCGGCTGCGGCCCATGCTGACCCTCGCGACCGCGGGCCTCTCCGGCTACGAGGGCGACGGCCACGTGAAGCTCGCGGCGAGCGTCGAGTTCATGCACACGGCCACCCTCCTCCACGACGACGTGGTGGACGAGAGCGACATGCGCCGGGGCAAGATCGCCGCGCGGATCAAGTGGGGCAACGAGGCGAGCGTCCTGGTGGGCGACTTCCTGCTCGGCCAGGCCTTTCGCATGATGGTCGAGGTGGGCTCCCTGCGCGCCCTCGACATCCTCTCCGCCGCCGCCACGGTGATCGCCGAGGGCGAGGTGATGCAGCTCGCCGCCGCCAAGAACACCGAGACCACGGAGGACGAGTACCTCGCCGTGATCAGGGCGAAGACGGCGGAGCTCTTCGCCGCCGCCTGCGAGGTCGGCCCGGTGATCGCGAGCCGCCCCAAGGCCGAGCAGGCCGCCTGCCGCTCCTACGGCATGAATCTCGGCATCGCCTTCCAGCTCGTCGACGACGCGCTCGACTACGGCGGCAAGGCCGCGACGCTGGGCAAGAACGTCGGCGACGATTTCCGGGAGGGCAAGATCACCCTGCCGGTGGTGCTCTCCTTCCGGCGCGGGTCGGACGAGGAGCGCGCCTTCTGGCGGCGCGCCCTGGAGCAGGGCGAGACCGGCGACGCCGATCTGGAGCAGGCCGTCGCCATCATGCGCCGCCACCGGGCGCTGGAGGACACCATCGAGCGCGCCCGGCACTACGGCGCCATGGCCCGCGACGCGCTGGCCCTGTTCCCCAACGGGCCGATGAAGCAGGCGCTGCTCGAGGCCGTCGATTTCTGCATAGCCCGTGCGCATTGA
- a CDS encoding DUF2007 domain-containing protein has product MIEIVRSSDLVLIGFLQSLLENANIPVLVADSHMSALEGMIGAFPRRILVPDDRAAQARRLIREAGHGAELRHE; this is encoded by the coding sequence ATGATCGAAATCGTCAGAAGCAGCGATCTCGTTCTGATCGGCTTCCTACAATCCCTGTTGGAAAACGCCAATATCCCGGTTCTGGTCGCGGATTCGCACATGAGCGCCCTGGAGGGCATGATCGGCGCGTTTCCCAGGCGAATTCTCGTTCCGGACGATCGCGCCGCCCAGGCGCGGCGCCTCATCCGCGAGGCGGGCCACGGGGCCGAACTGCGCCATGAGTGA
- a CDS encoding tRNA1(Val) (adenine(37)-N6)-methyltransferase, producing MSESPQSEPAADSLLGGRVLVHQPPKGHRAGTDAVLLAAAAPVRAGDTVVDVGASTGAVGLMTAVRERQARLVFVERDPDLADLCRRNCIANGVEATVAVADVLDRASRRAAGLVPGSADLVLTNPPFLEEGKARLSPDPGRSAAHALPAGGLQAWLTACIALLKPKGRLVLVHRADRLAECLGAVGGKLGGLSIRFVHPDGERPAIRLLLSGVKGSRAPLAVLPPLVLHGPGGGFTPLAAAIHRGEALLPWRDS from the coding sequence ATGAGTGAGTCTCCGCAAAGTGAGCCCGCGGCCGATTCGCTCCTCGGCGGGCGCGTCCTTGTCCATCAGCCGCCCAAGGGCCACCGGGCCGGAACGGACGCGGTGCTGCTCGCGGCCGCGGCCCCGGTCCGGGCGGGCGACACGGTCGTGGACGTGGGCGCCTCCACGGGCGCGGTGGGGCTGATGACGGCGGTCAGGGAGAGGCAGGCCCGCCTCGTCTTCGTGGAGCGCGACCCGGACCTCGCCGACCTGTGCCGCCGCAATTGCATCGCCAACGGAGTCGAGGCCACGGTGGCAGTGGCCGACGTGCTCGACCGCGCCTCCCGCCGCGCCGCCGGGCTCGTGCCCGGGAGCGCCGACCTCGTCCTCACCAATCCTCCATTCCTGGAAGAGGGGAAGGCGCGCCTCTCGCCCGATCCCGGACGCAGCGCCGCCCACGCCCTTCCCGCGGGAGGGCTCCAAGCGTGGCTTACCGCCTGCATCGCCCTTCTGAAGCCGAAGGGGCGCCTCGTCCTCGTCCACAGGGCGGACCGGCTCGCGGAATGTCTCGGCGCGGTGGGGGGAAAGCTCGGCGGTCTCTCGATCCGCTTCGTTCATCCGGACGGGGAGCGCCCGGCGATCCGGCTCCTCCTGTCGGGCGTCAAGGGCAGCCGGGCGCCCCTCGCGGTTCTGCCGCCGCTGGTCCTGCACGGTCCGGGCGGCGGCTTCACGCCCCTGGCGGCGGCCATTCACCGGGGCGAGGCCCTGCTCCCCTGGCGTGATTCATGA